A genomic window from Halogeometricum borinquense DSM 11551 includes:
- a CDS encoding translation initiation factor IF-2 subunit alpha — translation MKYSGWPDSGELVVGKVDEITDFGVFVDLEEYEDTRGLCHISEVASGWIKNVRDHVREGQTVVAKVLDVDTGSQQIDLSIKDVNEHQRKEKIQEWKNEQKADKWMSLAFGEDVTDDEYSEIANAVLAEYETLYDGFEQAAIHGVSALEDVDLDEDEVEAIVDTARQNVSVPYVNVTGYIDIRCPTGDGVDDIKEALKAAEGDDVPEEIQLEVTYVGAPEYRIKVRAPDYKTAETALEDAAARAKEVIESRGGTGEFHRERHEDDE, via the coding sequence ATGAAGTACAGCGGTTGGCCTGACAGCGGTGAACTCGTCGTCGGAAAAGTCGACGAGATAACCGACTTCGGGGTCTTCGTCGACCTCGAAGAGTACGAAGACACGCGCGGCCTCTGCCATATCAGCGAGGTCGCCAGCGGCTGGATCAAGAACGTCCGCGACCACGTCCGCGAGGGACAGACGGTCGTCGCCAAAGTGCTTGACGTCGATACGGGGTCACAGCAGATCGACCTCTCGATCAAAGACGTCAACGAGCACCAGCGCAAAGAGAAGATTCAGGAGTGGAAAAACGAGCAGAAGGCCGACAAGTGGATGAGTCTCGCGTTCGGTGAGGACGTCACCGACGACGAGTACAGCGAGATTGCGAACGCAGTACTCGCCGAGTACGAGACGCTCTACGACGGCTTCGAACAGGCCGCAATCCACGGTGTGTCGGCCCTCGAAGACGTAGACCTCGACGAAGACGAGGTCGAAGCCATCGTCGATACCGCCCGGCAGAACGTGTCGGTCCCGTACGTCAACGTCACGGGATACATCGACATTCGCTGTCCGACTGGCGACGGTGTCGATGACATCAAAGAGGCGCTGAAAGCCGCCGAAGGCGACGACGTGCCCGAAGAGATTCAGCTCGAAGTCACCTACGTCGGTGCGCCCGAGTACCGCATCAAGGTTCGCGCGCCCGACTACAAGACGGCCGAGACGGCTCTCGAAGACGCCGCGGCCCGCGCCAAAGAGGTCATCGAGTCCCGAGGTGGCACCGGTGAGTTCCACCGCGAGCGTCACGAAGACGACGAATAG
- a CDS encoding Rieske (2Fe-2S) protein — MDDARRIIAADEVPSDGTVLFTAQNGSETTEVILTKLADDEIVAFENFCPHWTDIRLDKGSGAYVRNGELVCEKHGATFQRDTGYCDFGPCKGSVLSTFDVAVQDGDVFLTEEALTFEHLGGSGDHDRSSGSRIDFTGN; from the coding sequence ATGGACGACGCGCGTCGAATTATTGCCGCCGACGAGGTGCCGTCGGACGGAACGGTGCTTTTCACCGCCCAGAACGGGTCGGAGACGACGGAAGTGATTCTCACCAAACTCGCTGACGACGAAATCGTCGCCTTCGAGAACTTCTGTCCGCACTGGACCGACATCCGTCTCGACAAAGGGTCCGGTGCCTACGTCAGAAACGGTGAACTCGTGTGTGAGAAACACGGCGCGACGTTCCAACGCGACACAGGATACTGCGATTTCGGCCCCTGTAAGGGTTCAGTTCTCTCGACGTTCGATGTGGCTGTCCAAGACGGCGATGTGTTCTTGACTGAGGAGGCGCTCACGTTCGAACACCTCGGAGGGTCCGGTGACCACGACCGCTCCTCGGGCAGTCGAATCGACTTTACTGGGAACTGA
- a CDS encoding helix-hairpin-helix domain-containing protein has translation MGIFDSIKSSLRSLLGRDEESSPPSSRRETRVSVERDVRDEVDAESESAVKQPVAEETDTAAATESQVGDSEDGEVGEATEDADEEQDAEAVIEEAEPEEADSEETKPEEAESEETEPEAVESKDTEGVEAVEEPETTTGSEEPVSAEETAVETEADTGETGAAEADDTETDTAASDETESAATGEPVENVKGIGPAYAERLSDVGIETVDDLSSADAETVGEQIDVSEKRVQRWIDRANEYDA, from the coding sequence ATGGGCATATTCGACTCGATTAAGTCGTCACTGCGGTCGCTTCTCGGCCGCGATGAGGAGTCTTCTCCTCCGTCATCGCGGCGGGAGACCCGTGTCTCTGTGGAACGAGATGTGCGGGACGAAGTCGATGCGGAATCTGAGTCTGCCGTAAAACAGCCGGTCGCCGAGGAAACGGACACTGCGGCAGCAACGGAGTCGCAGGTGGGGGACTCGGAGGACGGCGAAGTCGGCGAGGCGACCGAAGACGCGGATGAAGAGCAAGACGCAGAGGCAGTCATCGAGGAGGCCGAACCAGAAGAGGCCGATTCTGAGGAGACGAAGCCAGAAGAGGCCGAGTCCGAGGAGACGGAACCCGAAGCGGTCGAATCCAAGGATACCGAGGGTGTGGAAGCGGTCGAAGAACCCGAGACGACCACCGGGAGCGAGGAACCCGTCTCCGCCGAGGAAACAGCGGTGGAAACCGAAGCCGACACCGGTGAAACGGGTGCTGCTGAAGCAGACGACACCGAAACTGACACCGCAGCATCCGACGAGACGGAGTCAGCCGCCACAGGTGAGCCCGTCGAAAACGTGAAAGGAATCGGTCCGGCCTACGCCGAACGACTTTCCGATGTCGGTATCGAAACGGTAGACGACTTGTCGAGCGCCGATGCCGAAACAGTCGGCGAGCAGATCGATGTCTCCGAAAAGCGCGTCCAGCGGTGGATCGACCGCGCGAACGAATACGACGCGTAA
- a CDS encoding 50S ribosomal protein L44e: MQMPRRFNTYCPNCDGHHEHEVEKVRSGRPTGMKWDARAQKRGKSTIGNAGRFSKVPGGDKPTKKTHLKYICSDCGKAHMREGWRAGRLEFQE, translated from the coding sequence ATGCAGATGCCACGCCGATTCAACACGTACTGCCCGAACTGCGACGGGCATCACGAACACGAGGTCGAGAAGGTCCGATCCGGACGCCCCACGGGTATGAAGTGGGACGCCCGTGCCCAGAAGCGCGGTAAGAGCACGATCGGTAACGCTGGTCGCTTCTCGAAAGTGCCCGGTGGGGACAAACCGACGAAGAAGACCCACCTGAAGTACATTTGCTCGGACTGCGGCAAAGCCCACATGCGCGAGGGCTGGCGCGCTGGCCGACTGGAGTTCCAGGAGTAA
- a CDS encoding anthranilate synthase component I family protein → MTNSLTPTVETRREAFLATAADASAGARVPVELRVRVSDPFDAYRRARDEGGDGFFLETTGGQSGWSYFGMDPVERLCVGSDAETLAAADTGRGPNANTSSSLSTLDAALESESLVRGETGVEVPYPCGLFGWFSYDVARELESLPELADDDRNLPHLRLGLFDRVAAWEEPRGDEPATLHVTACPRVPAGADSTDDDRLDALYERAIERATDLAERAVSGDPSDEAAPVAGDEAHFESDCGRAAFRDRVSAVKRYIRDGDTFQANVSQRLVAPAVVHPVAAYRALRQVNPAPYSGLVEFPEADLVSASPELLVHVEGDRLVTEPIAGTRPRGATEAEDDALERDLTSDEKERAEHAMLVDLERNDLGKVSEYGSVEVSEYRRVDRYSEVMHLVSVVEGQRRPDVSVADAVAAVFPGGTITGAPKPRTMEIIEEVESTRRGPYTGSIAAFGFDDRATLNIVIRTLVHHDDEYHLRVGAGIVHDSDPDAEYDETMAKGRALVNAIDEALAAEGHGMRVVERDDADNENGRDTDGRTDARTEDHK, encoded by the coding sequence ATGACTAATTCGTTAACGCCGACCGTCGAAACGCGACGGGAGGCGTTTCTCGCCACCGCCGCGGACGCTTCCGCGGGGGCGCGAGTCCCCGTCGAACTCCGCGTGAGGGTGTCTGACCCGTTCGACGCGTACCGGCGCGCGCGAGACGAGGGTGGCGACGGCTTCTTCTTGGAGACGACCGGCGGCCAGTCCGGATGGAGCTATTTCGGGATGGATCCGGTGGAACGACTCTGCGTCGGGTCCGACGCGGAGACGCTGGCCGCTGCCGATACCGGGCGCGGTCCAAATGCGAACACATCATCGTCGCTTTCGACGTTAGACGCCGCGCTCGAATCCGAGTCACTGGTTCGCGGAGAGACGGGCGTCGAAGTGCCGTACCCGTGCGGTCTGTTCGGGTGGTTCTCGTACGACGTAGCGCGCGAACTCGAATCGCTCCCCGAACTGGCCGACGACGACCGAAATCTCCCACACTTGCGACTGGGCCTGTTCGACCGCGTGGCGGCGTGGGAGGAACCGCGAGGCGACGAACCGGCGACGCTCCACGTAACCGCCTGTCCGCGTGTTCCAGCGGGCGCGGACAGCACTGACGACGACCGACTCGACGCTCTCTACGAACGGGCCATCGAGCGAGCGACAGACCTCGCGGAACGAGCTGTCTCGGGCGACCCGAGCGACGAAGCGGCACCCGTCGCGGGCGACGAAGCGCACTTCGAGAGTGACTGCGGTCGGGCAGCGTTCCGTGACCGCGTGAGCGCCGTCAAACGCTACATCCGCGACGGCGACACGTTTCAAGCGAACGTCTCACAGCGACTCGTCGCGCCCGCAGTCGTTCACCCTGTCGCGGCGTACCGCGCCCTCCGACAGGTGAACCCCGCACCGTACTCCGGTCTCGTGGAGTTCCCCGAGGCCGACTTGGTAAGTGCGAGTCCGGAACTGCTCGTCCACGTCGAAGGAGACAGACTCGTCACCGAACCCATCGCTGGAACGCGCCCCCGCGGTGCAACCGAGGCGGAGGACGACGCTCTCGAACGCGACCTGACGAGCGACGAGAAAGAGCGTGCAGAACACGCGATGTTGGTCGATCTGGAGCGAAACGACCTCGGAAAAGTCTCCGAGTACGGCTCCGTCGAAGTGTCTGAGTACCGCCGCGTGGACCGCTACTCCGAAGTGATGCACCTCGTCAGCGTCGTTGAAGGACAGCGGCGACCGGACGTGTCTGTCGCTGACGCTGTGGCCGCTGTCTTCCCCGGCGGGACCATCACCGGCGCGCCGAAACCGCGGACGATGGAGATCATCGAGGAGGTCGAATCGACCCGCCGCGGCCCCTACACCGGAAGCATCGCGGCGTTCGGGTTCGACGACCGCGCGACGCTGAACATCGTCATCCGAACGCTCGTTCACCACGACGACGAGTATCACCTCCGGGTCGGCGCGGGTATCGTCCACGATTCCGATCCCGACGCGGAGTACGACGAGACGATGGCCAAAGGCCGCGCTCTCGTGAACGCTATCGACGAAGCGCTCGCTGCAGAGGGTCACGGAATGCGAGTCGTCGAACGCGACGACGCGGACAACGAGAACGGGAGAGATACTGACGGACGAACGGACGCACGGACGGAGGACCACAAATGA
- a CDS encoding 30S ribosomal protein S27e, producing MAGNFYLVQCTDCDNEQVVFGKASSVINCAVCGTTLATPTGGDAEIHGEVVETVERRSAEA from the coding sequence ATGGCGGGTAACTTCTATCTCGTCCAGTGCACCGATTGCGACAACGAACAGGTCGTCTTTGGCAAGGCCTCGTCCGTCATCAACTGCGCCGTCTGCGGGACGACGCTGGCGACGCCGACGGGTGGCGACGCCGAGATTCACGGCGAAGTCGTCGAAACAGTCGAACGCCGCTCCGCCGAGGCGTAA
- a CDS encoding RNA-protein complex protein Nop10: MKSDIRVCDAWQNAHERPVYTLSDTCPECGADAVNSAPAPFNPEDPYGEYRRALKRRVRE; the protein is encoded by the coding sequence GTGAAATCCGATATTCGGGTCTGTGATGCGTGGCAAAACGCGCACGAACGGCCCGTTTACACGCTTTCTGACACCTGTCCCGAGTGCGGTGCGGACGCAGTCAACAGCGCGCCAGCCCCGTTCAATCCGGAGGATCCGTACGGGGAGTACCGACGCGCTCTTAAACGCCGCGTCCGCGAATAG
- a CDS encoding HAH_0734 family protein: MKKVIIRGDPGIRRGATIELDGEEVICFSIDRQGDYHGPDRVQLWCTVGTEDEREAFEKREYVPHFLDVEAIDAEALTVVSESSAPA; this comes from the coding sequence ATGAAGAAGGTCATCATCCGCGGCGATCCCGGCATCCGGCGGGGTGCGACCATCGAACTCGACGGTGAGGAGGTTATCTGCTTCTCCATCGACCGACAGGGTGACTACCACGGTCCGGACCGTGTCCAACTCTGGTGTACGGTCGGCACCGAAGACGAACGCGAAGCGTTCGAAAAGCGCGAGTACGTTCCGCACTTCCTCGACGTCGAGGCTATCGACGCGGAGGCACTCACGGTCGTCTCCGAGAGCAGCGCGCCGGCCTGA
- a CDS encoding aminotransferase class IV: MTENDTGGDSADELRFHVNGELVRASEATVNVRDRGFMYGDALFETLRAYGGDIFRWEAHANRLAEGAEILELDHGLSNAELKRRVDETLAANELSDAYVKLSVTRGVQPGKLNPDPEVDPTVVIQVKPLPRGGRGSDPVWDAPATLQTVKTRRVPDRAIPSRAKTHNYLNGILARLELRVTDADEAVMLDGDGALAEGATSNLFFVRNNALHTPSLDGPVLPGITRAEVLDIARDEGIPVREGRYKPDDLRDATEAFVTNSTWELRPVASVDGIELGGGPVTTLLSRLFDARVEQRHYTE, translated from the coding sequence ATGACTGAGAACGACACCGGCGGCGACTCCGCGGACGAACTCCGATTCCACGTGAACGGCGAACTCGTCCGCGCCTCCGAAGCGACAGTGAACGTCCGTGATAGGGGATTCATGTACGGCGACGCCCTGTTCGAGACGCTCCGCGCCTACGGCGGCGATATCTTCCGCTGGGAGGCACACGCGAATCGCCTCGCGGAGGGGGCTGAGATTCTCGAACTCGATCACGGCCTCTCGAATGCGGAGCTGAAACGACGCGTGGACGAGACGCTGGCGGCGAACGAACTGTCGGACGCGTACGTGAAACTCTCGGTGACTCGCGGTGTCCAACCGGGGAAACTGAACCCCGATCCCGAAGTCGATCCCACTGTTGTCATACAGGTAAAACCGCTCCCGCGCGGCGGACGCGGAAGCGACCCCGTGTGGGATGCACCGGCGACGTTGCAGACGGTGAAGACGCGCCGCGTCCCCGACAGAGCGATTCCCTCGCGGGCGAAGACACACAACTACCTGAACGGAATCCTTGCGCGACTGGAACTCCGCGTTACCGATGCCGACGAAGCGGTGATGCTGGACGGCGACGGTGCGCTCGCAGAGGGCGCGACGAGCAACCTCTTTTTCGTCCGCAATAACGCGCTCCACACCCCGAGTCTCGACGGGCCGGTCCTCCCGGGCATCACCCGCGCGGAAGTACTCGACATCGCCCGCGACGAAGGCATCCCCGTCCGCGAGGGACGGTACAAACCCGACGACCTACGAGATGCGACGGAGGCGTTCGTCACGAACTCGACGTGGGAACTGCGACCCGTCGCGTCCGTGGACGGCATCGAACTCGGTGGCGGCCCGGTGACGACACTTCTTTCCCGCCTGTTCGACGCACGGGTGGAGCAAAGACACTACACCGAGTAA
- a CDS encoding GtrA family protein — protein MSNRRLSALLSGVRFGKFASVGAVGAVFDMTTTTALIVLLDVLNEYAKLVGAEVAIVVMFFINEHWTFADAGASEGVVPTLRRLLTSNVVRSGGLAVQFLVVRAFREAGFSFFVFGFDVWELLPIPLAIAASMFLNYVAESIFTWRIARA, from the coding sequence ATGAGCAATCGCAGACTCTCAGCGCTCCTCTCGGGGGTTCGCTTCGGCAAGTTCGCGTCCGTCGGCGCAGTCGGCGCAGTGTTCGATATGACGACGACGACTGCTCTCATCGTCTTGCTCGACGTGTTGAACGAGTACGCCAAACTCGTCGGTGCGGAGGTGGCCATTGTCGTGATGTTCTTCATCAACGAACACTGGACGTTCGCCGACGCGGGTGCCTCAGAGGGTGTCGTTCCAACGCTCCGGCGACTCCTCACGTCGAACGTCGTCAGAAGCGGCGGCCTCGCCGTCCAGTTCCTCGTCGTCCGCGCGTTCCGCGAAGCCGGATTCTCGTTTTTCGTCTTCGGCTTCGACGTGTGGGAGTTGCTCCCGATTCCGCTGGCTATCGCGGCGTCGATGTTTCTGAACTACGTCGCAGAGAGCATCTTCACATGGCGTATTGCTCGCGCGTGA
- a CDS encoding anthranilate synthase component II, with product MTSILVVDNYDSFAYNLVQYVGAFADEVVVRRNDAVDTADIRSLDPDGIVVSPGPGTPAEAGVSVPVFRDLSYPTLGVCLGHQALCAALGSPVKRAPEVVHGKPSLVSHDGEGIFEGLPDRFEVGRYHSLAVEREDIPGELVETAWTDDDRRVVMGVRRRNRPHVGVQFHPESILTENGKQLVANFVAACGGDDD from the coding sequence ATGACCTCGATTCTGGTCGTGGACAACTACGACTCGTTCGCGTACAACCTCGTGCAGTACGTCGGAGCGTTTGCAGACGAAGTGGTTGTCCGCCGCAACGATGCCGTGGACACGGCGGATATCCGCTCGTTGGACCCCGACGGTATCGTTGTCTCGCCCGGCCCGGGAACTCCCGCCGAGGCAGGTGTCTCTGTGCCGGTGTTCCGCGACCTCTCGTACCCGACACTCGGCGTCTGTCTCGGTCACCAAGCCCTCTGTGCGGCTCTCGGATCCCCGGTGAAGCGCGCCCCCGAGGTGGTTCACGGCAAACCCTCCCTCGTCAGCCACGACGGCGAAGGCATCTTCGAGGGATTACCGGACCGCTTCGAGGTCGGCCGGTACCACTCGCTGGCGGTCGAGCGCGAGGACATCCCGGGCGAACTGGTCGAAACAGCGTGGACTGACGACGACCGGCGCGTGGTGATGGGCGTCCGTCGCCGGAACAGACCCCACGTCGGCGTTCAGTTCCATCCCGAGAGCATCCTCACCGAGAACGGCAAGCAACTCGTGGCGAACTTCGTCGCGGCCTGCGGAGGTGACGATGACTGA
- a CDS encoding DUF2298 domain-containing protein: MEYALVLRWLVLYAALFAAGLPLVARLLPGTEGRGAGLSIPAATLVLTVPAYWVGQVTFGLPALLAGVVVLLVASALAAADHDALRAGRLELGIDIPRRALGDAAAVFGLSFAFLVVLRAFDPAVFPIAGEKFLDYGLLKSLQRAPTLPPEDMWFAGEPVKYYYGGHLVTTLFAWLTATPPRFAYNLALAGFYATLVTAAFELAATVGESHGLSRRVSGALAAFFVGIASNLVTAGRLALTLLPSGLQRQVAEMVAARTDYSVTKLLQGVSSFHYWDASRVIPGTINEFPLFAWLNGDLHAHMTATPFLLLAAAIGYAYYRTPEADIRRRRLLLASLPVVAGWQAVNNTWSFPSVIALGTLALIFAPAAPWTLVPGLSGVGDRLAARSRLSEELTRVAAALVVTAAGAVLTILVAAPFFFGTAVSGSERTVELLGPEMRSSFGGLLFVHGAFVVTFGAYLLSRLRVRRPAYLVAGLLAAGYVGLEIGLAAFAVSIPLLVFGWVALRSDRPVGYETVLIIAGAGLVTLVELVYVNEQAGSGRMNTVFKTYMQVWVLWATAMGVAVPGLIRGVPTTAEVTSRVRDAVPSVATDGSGNQSWRRAAAIGFACLLVVSTTVYGVAAVGSHLESGPPGGTTLDATQFVETYHPKQDEAIDWLDEREGTPVILEAPGTKDYAGGVDKREDVMYDWNANPASSLTGLPSVAGWAHEIGYRGNEAYDERVADVDAMYTGNATTRAELFREYDVQYIWVGPSERTRYGDIAFDMRGVSDAHKSGSITVYEVSQKKLPAANASVAP, translated from the coding sequence ATGGAGTACGCTCTCGTCCTTCGCTGGTTGGTCCTCTACGCCGCCCTCTTCGCCGCCGGACTGCCGCTCGTCGCGCGGCTTCTTCCGGGGACGGAGGGCCGCGGTGCGGGACTTTCTATCCCGGCCGCGACGCTCGTCCTCACGGTTCCGGCGTACTGGGTCGGACAGGTCACGTTCGGTTTGCCCGCGTTGCTCGCAGGCGTGGTTGTCCTCCTCGTCGCGTCCGCTCTCGCCGCCGCCGACCACGACGCACTCCGCGCGGGTCGTCTCGAACTCGGCATCGACATCCCACGTCGGGCACTAGGTGATGCGGCCGCCGTATTCGGCCTCTCGTTCGCGTTCCTCGTCGTCCTCCGCGCGTTCGATCCGGCCGTCTTTCCAATCGCCGGTGAGAAGTTCCTCGATTACGGGCTTCTCAAGAGTCTCCAGCGCGCTCCGACACTTCCGCCGGAGGATATGTGGTTCGCGGGCGAACCTGTGAAATACTACTACGGCGGCCATCTCGTGACGACGCTGTTCGCATGGTTGACCGCGACGCCACCGCGGTTCGCGTACAACCTCGCGCTCGCGGGATTCTACGCGACGCTGGTCACGGCCGCCTTCGAGTTGGCAGCAACGGTTGGGGAGTCACACGGCCTCTCTCGGCGCGTTAGTGGGGCGCTCGCGGCGTTCTTCGTCGGGATCGCGAGCAACCTCGTTACCGCGGGCCGGCTAGCGCTGACACTCCTTCCGAGCGGTCTCCAGCGACAGGTTGCAGAGATGGTCGCCGCACGGACCGACTATTCGGTGACGAAGCTCCTTCAGGGGGTGTCGTCGTTCCACTACTGGGACGCCTCGCGCGTTATCCCCGGGACAATCAACGAGTTCCCCTTGTTCGCGTGGCTGAACGGTGATCTGCACGCGCACATGACGGCAACACCGTTCCTCCTCCTCGCTGCCGCCATCGGCTACGCGTACTACCGGACGCCCGAAGCGGACATCCGCCGTCGTCGCCTGCTGTTGGCGTCGCTGCCCGTGGTCGCGGGATGGCAGGCGGTGAACAACACGTGGAGTTTCCCCAGTGTCATCGCTCTCGGGACGTTAGCGCTCATCTTTGCTCCCGCCGCACCGTGGACGCTCGTTCCCGGTCTCTCCGGGGTGGGCGACCGACTCGCGGCACGGTCTCGACTCAGCGAGGAACTAACGCGCGTCGCCGCCGCTCTCGTCGTCACTGCCGCGGGCGCGGTCCTGACTATCCTCGTCGCCGCCCCGTTCTTCTTCGGCACCGCTGTCAGCGGGAGCGAACGGACGGTCGAACTGCTCGGGCCGGAGATGCGGAGTAGTTTCGGTGGCCTGCTGTTCGTTCACGGCGCGTTCGTCGTCACCTTCGGCGCGTATCTCCTCTCGCGTCTGCGCGTCCGCCGACCCGCCTATCTCGTCGCCGGACTCCTCGCCGCCGGTTACGTCGGACTCGAAATCGGACTGGCCGCCTTCGCCGTCTCGATTCCGCTTCTCGTCTTCGGGTGGGTCGCCCTGCGGTCGGACCGCCCCGTCGGCTACGAGACGGTCCTCATCATCGCCGGGGCGGGTCTCGTCACGCTTGTCGAACTCGTCTACGTCAACGAACAAGCCGGATCCGGGCGGATGAACACCGTGTTTAAGACGTACATGCAGGTGTGGGTGCTGTGGGCGACGGCGATGGGCGTCGCCGTCCCCGGTCTGATTCGAGGCGTCCCAACGACCGCCGAGGTTACTTCGCGTGTGCGCGATGCCGTCCCATCCGTCGCGACCGATGGCTCCGGCAACCAATCGTGGCGTCGGGCCGCGGCTATCGGATTCGCGTGTCTTCTCGTCGTCTCAACGACCGTCTACGGCGTCGCAGCCGTCGGTTCTCATCTCGAAAGCGGGCCACCCGGCGGAACAACGCTCGATGCGACACAGTTCGTGGAGACGTATCACCCGAAGCAGGACGAAGCGATAGACTGGCTGGACGAACGCGAAGGGACGCCCGTCATCCTCGAAGCGCCCGGAACGAAAGACTACGCGGGCGGAGTAGACAAACGCGAGGACGTGATGTACGACTGGAACGCGAACCCCGCGTCGAGTCTCACCGGTCTCCCCTCCGTGGCCGGGTGGGCGCACGAAATCGGCTACCGCGGCAACGAGGCCTACGACGAACGCGTCGCCGACGTGGACGCAATGTACACGGGTAACGCGACGACGCGCGCGGAACTGTTCCGTGAGTACGATGTGCAGTATATCTGGGTCGGGCCGAGCGAACGCACCCGATACGGGGATATCGCGTTCGATATGCGCGGCGTCAGCGACGCGCACAAGTCGGGGTCGATAACGGTGTACGAAGTGTCACAGAAGAAACTCCCGGCTGCGAACGCGTCAGTCGCTCCGTAG
- a CDS encoding glycosyltransferase — MTRSVGVVVPAYRPDSERLADYVSALRSHLSPATVRIELDAPRPGVLDRLADLPATVNTVDTRRGKGAAITAGFEAIADDVDVLAFADADGSTPAASFASVVKSVAGGDADLAVGSRRHPASDVASHQTFARRRLGDGFAWMARRLLDVHLYDYQCGAKALTTEAWRAVRPHIYEAGFAWDIELIAVAGALGERIAEVPVRWEDRPGSTVSPVDTSYRLARALFSSRHRARLIREDRLHTFIESTRDHEPALVERLGEALDTSE, encoded by the coding sequence ATGACTCGTTCCGTCGGGGTCGTGGTTCCAGCCTACCGACCGGACTCCGAGCGTCTCGCTGACTACGTCTCTGCGCTTCGGTCGCACCTCTCTCCAGCAACCGTTCGTATCGAACTTGATGCCCCACGACCGGGCGTACTCGACCGTCTTGCTGACCTCCCGGCGACAGTCAACACCGTCGATACGCGCCGCGGAAAAGGGGCAGCTATCACCGCCGGATTCGAGGCGATAGCCGACGACGTGGACGTTCTCGCCTTCGCCGACGCAGACGGGAGTACTCCTGCCGCGTCGTTCGCATCCGTCGTGAAGTCGGTCGCCGGTGGTGATGCGGACCTCGCTGTCGGGTCGCGGAGACACCCTGCGTCCGATGTCGCGTCTCACCAGACGTTCGCGCGCCGCCGTCTCGGCGACGGCTTCGCGTGGATGGCGCGTCGTCTACTCGACGTACACCTCTACGATTACCAGTGCGGTGCGAAGGCGCTCACCACCGAAGCGTGGCGCGCTGTCCGCCCGCACATCTACGAAGCCGGATTCGCGTGGGATATCGAACTCATCGCCGTCGCGGGCGCACTCGGTGAACGTATCGCCGAGGTACCGGTTCGATGGGAGGACCGCCCCGGTTCGACCGTCTCGCCGGTCGATACGTCGTATCGACTCGCCCGTGCGCTGTTCAGTTCGCGCCACCGCGCGCGTCTCATCAGGGAGGACCGACTTCACACGTTTATCGAATCGACACGTGATCACGAACCCGCGCTCGTGGAACGACTGGGCGAGGCTCTCGACACCTCCGAATGA
- a CDS encoding shikimate dehydrogenase yields the protein MQVFGLIGNPVGHSLSPPMHEAAYDHCGIDARYVTFEPAPEDIGTAVEGADALGITGLNVTIPFKQDVLEHVEPDELAARIGAVNTIAFTDETPRGYNTDAAGVRRSFTHHDVALADRDAVVVGAGGAGRAAAFALADAEASVHVANRTAERATELADDVPGATGGGLGTLDQVRDADVLVNATSVGMESDDTPVPRKYLHDDLAVLDAVYSPIETRLLRDAAAAGATTIDGAWMLLFQGVEAFERWTGRDAPVEAMNDALRSHLE from the coding sequence ATGCAGGTGTTCGGACTCATCGGAAATCCCGTCGGCCATTCGTTGTCGCCGCCGATGCACGAGGCGGCGTACGACCACTGCGGGATAGACGCACGCTACGTCACCTTCGAACCGGCACCCGAAGACATCGGGACCGCCGTCGAGGGTGCTGATGCACTCGGAATAACAGGACTGAACGTGACGATTCCGTTCAAGCAGGACGTCCTCGAACACGTCGAACCCGACGAACTCGCCGCGCGCATCGGTGCGGTGAATACGATAGCCTTCACGGACGAGACGCCGCGCGGGTACAACACCGACGCGGCCGGTGTTCGGCGGTCGTTCACCCACCACGACGTAGCACTGGCTGACCGAGATGCTGTCGTAGTCGGCGCAGGCGGGGCAGGGCGAGCGGCGGCGTTCGCCCTCGCGGACGCGGAAGCATCCGTCCACGTGGCGAACCGGACGGCAGAGCGCGCCACCGAACTTGCAGACGACGTTCCGGGTGCCACTGGTGGCGGACTCGGCACCCTCGACCAAGTCCGCGATGCCGACGTTCTCGTGAACGCGACCAGCGTCGGCATGGAGTCCGACGACACGCCGGTCCCTCGGAAATACCTCCACGACGACCTCGCCGTTCTCGATGCGGTGTATTCACCGATCGAGACGCGTCTGCTTCGTGACGCTGCGGCCGCCGGCGCGACGACGATAGACGGCGCGTGGATGCTTCTGTTTCAGGGCGTCGAAGCGTTCGAACGATGGACCGGTCGGGACGCACCGGTCGAGGCGATGAACGACGCGCTTCGGTCACATCTCGAATGA